From BD1-7 clade bacterium, one genomic window encodes:
- the mreD gene encoding Rod shape-determining protein MreD, which translates to MKANLLIWSTVFCALMLSILDMPNWSMMGRPEWVILVLIYWVLAMPERCGVLSGAFAGLCQDLIMGSPLGKHALAYAFVLAIVMVMHKRLRMYDIWHQAGIVFLLILFQYLIMYWVDLLVGFPAAGLWIIFPALISALIWPWLLVVLRSLRRRFGLMVRIG; encoded by the coding sequence ATGAAGGCTAATCTGCTTATTTGGTCAACGGTATTTTGTGCGTTGATGCTGAGTATTCTGGATATGCCCAATTGGTCAATGATGGGGCGGCCTGAATGGGTCATTCTAGTGCTGATTTATTGGGTATTAGCGATGCCTGAACGCTGTGGCGTGCTATCGGGCGCTTTCGCTGGGTTGTGCCAAGATTTAATCATGGGTTCCCCTCTGGGCAAACATGCGTTGGCCTATGCCTTTGTGTTGGCCATTGTGATGGTGATGCACAAGCGGCTGCGGATGTACGATATTTGGCATCAAGCGGGTATCGTCTTTCTATTGATACTCTTCCAGTATCTCATCATGTATTGGGTTGATCTGTTAGTGGGGTTTCCTGCTGCTGGCTTATGGATCATCTTTCCAGCGCTTATCAGTGCATTAATTTGGCCATGGCTATTGGTGGTATTGCGCAGTCTTCGGCGTCGTTTTGGCTTAATGGTTCGTATTGGCTAG
- the yhdE gene encoding Maf-like protein YhdE, producing the protein MNIVLASASPRRLALLKQLGIDASVNVVDIDETPLPSEAAQDYVLRLAAEKSLAGSQQVNASDWVIGADTCICIDDSIIGKPDDYPHAQAIWLRLSGGWHQVCTAVAVTHQQRTQTLINVNHVCFDTINEEQMRAYWETGEPADKAGGYAIQGLAAAWIQEIRGSYTGIMGLPLFETRQLLIAAGYKTQL; encoded by the coding sequence TTGAATATAGTATTGGCATCGGCGTCACCGCGGCGTCTGGCATTGTTAAAACAGCTGGGTATCGATGCCAGTGTCAATGTTGTGGATATTGACGAAACACCGTTGCCATCGGAAGCCGCGCAAGATTATGTATTGCGTCTAGCTGCAGAAAAATCCTTGGCAGGCAGTCAGCAGGTAAATGCCTCTGATTGGGTAATAGGTGCAGATACCTGTATTTGTATCGACGATTCTATTATCGGTAAACCGGATGACTATCCGCATGCGCAAGCTATATGGCTGCGATTGAGCGGTGGTTGGCACCAGGTTTGTACCGCTGTTGCGGTGACCCATCAGCAACGTACTCAAACGCTTATCAATGTGAATCATGTGTGTTTTGATACAATCAATGAAGAACAGATGCGGGCATACTGGGAAACCGGCGAACCGGCAGATAAAGCGGGTGGATACGCAATTCAAGGATTGGCGGCGGCTTGGATTCAAGAAATCCGTGGTAGTTATACCGGAATCATGGGATTACCCCTTTTTGAAACACGCCAACTGCTGATTGCAGCTGGCTACAAAACTCAATTGTGA
- the rng gene encoding Ribonuclease G: MSDEILVNATPMETRVAIVENGMLQEVFIERTQRRGIVGNIYRGKVVRVLPGMQAAFVDIGLERASFIHANDFVRSNGADGEEKDIRERVREGQMVTVQITKDPIGNKGARVTASLSVSSRYLVYMPDLANSGVSQRIDDDGERNRLKEIVAAVTSEHFPDLKGDFIVRTAAEGVGETEIHQDMAFLHRLWLSITNKQTSKKPERLYEDLPISLRVLRDLVRPQVEKIRVDSRETIGKMQEFCHSFCPEAAPLLEWYPGERPIFELYSIEDEVKKALSRKVDLKSGGYLVFDQTEAMTTIDVNTGAFVGHRNLEETLFKTNLEAANALARQLRVRNLGGIIIVDFIDMQDPEHKRQVHRTLERVLNKDHTRTSISGVTELGLVQVVRKRTRESLEHMLCEVCETCDGRGTIKSAETVCYEIFRAILREARAYDHDSYLVLASQSVIDRLLDEESSNVADLEEFIGKSIQFQLEPVYTQEQFDVILL; this comes from the coding sequence ATGAGTGACGAGATATTAGTCAATGCAACACCGATGGAGACCCGTGTCGCTATCGTTGAAAACGGCATGCTGCAGGAAGTATTTATTGAGCGAACGCAGCGCCGTGGCATTGTAGGAAATATCTATCGCGGTAAAGTTGTGCGCGTACTGCCCGGTATGCAGGCTGCATTTGTTGATATTGGCCTAGAGCGCGCCAGTTTTATTCATGCCAATGATTTTGTGCGTTCTAACGGTGCCGACGGCGAAGAAAAAGATATCCGCGAGCGTGTGCGTGAAGGCCAGATGGTAACCGTTCAGATCACCAAAGATCCGATCGGCAATAAGGGGGCTCGGGTAACTGCCTCGTTGTCGGTATCATCCCGATATCTTGTTTACATGCCTGATCTGGCGAATTCCGGTGTATCTCAGCGCATCGACGATGATGGCGAGCGTAATCGTTTGAAAGAGATTGTTGCGGCGGTGACTTCAGAGCATTTTCCTGACTTGAAAGGCGATTTTATCGTCAGAACCGCTGCTGAAGGTGTCGGGGAGACGGAAATTCATCAGGATATGGCGTTTTTACACCGCCTTTGGTTATCGATCACCAATAAACAGACATCGAAAAAGCCCGAACGCCTGTATGAAGATTTACCGATATCTCTGCGTGTTTTACGTGATCTGGTGCGGCCTCAGGTAGAAAAAATCCGTGTCGATTCGCGTGAAACCATCGGTAAGATGCAGGAATTTTGTCATTCTTTCTGTCCGGAAGCTGCGCCATTGCTTGAATGGTATCCGGGCGAGCGGCCGATCTTTGAACTTTATAGTATTGAAGATGAGGTGAAGAAGGCGCTCAGTCGTAAGGTGGATCTCAAATCTGGCGGTTATCTGGTATTTGATCAAACAGAAGCGATGACAACCATTGATGTTAATACCGGAGCGTTTGTCGGTCATCGAAATCTGGAAGAAACCCTGTTTAAAACGAATCTGGAAGCAGCAAATGCTTTAGCGCGTCAGTTACGTGTGCGTAATCTGGGGGGGATTATCATTGTTGATTTCATTGATATGCAAGACCCCGAACACAAGCGGCAGGTGCATCGTACCTTGGAGCGGGTTTTGAACAAAGATCATACCCGCACTTCCATATCCGGTGTTACCGAACTGGGCTTGGTGCAGGTTGTGCGCAAGCGTACACGTGAAAGCCTTGAGCACATGTTATGTGAGGTTTGTGAGACATGTGACGGCCGTGGCACGATAAAATCTGCAGAAACTGTCTGTTATGAGATATTCAGGGCCATACTGAGAGAAGCTCGGGCTTACGATCATGATTCGTATCTGGTGTTGGCCTCGCAGTCGGTCATAGATCGACTGCTCGACGAAGAATCTTCTAATGTCGCTGATTTGGAGGAATTTATTGGCAAGTCCATACAGTTTCAATTGGAGCCGGTTTATACCCAGGAGCAATTTGATGTCATTCTGCTTTAG